Proteins encoded in a region of the Malaciobacter mytili LMG 24559 genome:
- a CDS encoding cytochrome P450 family protein, with protein MNNKFENKEGIIIIKDFDTAISILKDSSFVVPDLLSFLDKLSEASNIDLSTLRLFTTMSPFFLEGEKHQYLRSIGQVYLGTKYYEKWLPFFQNTIDKILNRINSLEEFDLIQELNIPIFTELLKPYLGIYSNNEKDFDKKAIVLQRLIEPMLSINKLKLVNSDLKELIDSLDLEKTHNQDSIFKDLLDNNIELSLDEKKAYIIVLYAAIAPLAQTIINIIVYLYENKPNISKKDFLNNIDYYIWKCAAPIFIHRIAVEDKIINNTFIKKGNTLLIDISTSIKNHKNNCPMENKNFAFGHGKHLCLGAFISRSLISEIVPRFLDTISLKILSKEKDKTNHIANSYMKIIVKNIKES; from the coding sequence ATGAATAATAAATTTGAAAATAAAGAAGGGATTATCATTATTAAAGATTTTGATACTGCAATAAGTATTTTAAAAGATTCTTCATTTGTAGTACCTGATTTATTAAGTTTTTTAGATAAATTATCAGAAGCTTCAAATATTGATTTATCAACATTACGTCTTTTTACAACAATGTCCCCTTTCTTTTTAGAAGGAGAAAAACATCAATATCTAAGAAGTATTGGTCAAGTATACTTAGGGACAAAATATTATGAAAAATGGTTACCTTTTTTTCAAAATACTATTGATAAAATATTAAATAGAATAAATTCTTTAGAAGAATTTGACTTAATTCAAGAACTAAATATCCCAATATTTACAGAACTTTTAAAACCATATTTAGGTATTTATTCTAATAATGAAAAAGATTTTGATAAAAAAGCCATAGTTTTACAAAGATTAATAGAACCAATGTTATCTATAAATAAATTAAAACTTGTAAACTCTGATTTAAAAGAATTAATAGATAGTTTAGATTTAGAAAAAACACATAATCAAGATTCAATATTTAAAGATTTATTAGATAATAATATTGAATTATCATTAGATGAAAAAAAAGCTTATATAATTGTTCTTTATGCTGCAATTGCACCCTTAGCACAAACAATAATAAATATCATTGTGTATCTTTATGAAAATAAACCAAATATCTCAAAAAAAGATTTTTTAAATAATATTGATTACTATATATGGAAATGTGCAGCCCCTATTTTTATACATAGAATTGCAGTAGAAGATAAAATAATCAATAATACTTTTATAAAAAAAGGCAATACACTTTTAATTGACATTTCAACAAGTATTAAAAATCATAAAAATAATTGTCCAATGGAAAATAAAAATTTTGCATTTGGACATGGAAAACATCTTTGTTTAGGTGCTTTTATATCTAGAAGCTTGATTTCTGAAATAGTTCCAAGATTTTTAGATACAATTTCTTTAAAAATACTTTCAAAAGAAAAAGATAAGACAAATCATATTGCAAATTCTTATATGAAAATAATAGTTAAAAATATAAAGGAGTCATAA
- a CDS encoding acyl carrier protein has protein sequence MNIKKEEVINFIINKVKKLTKNEESEILAHTSLSSVGVDSLSAVLICGYIEDEYNIEVEPIIMFECKNANEVANEVIRLIEEQL, from the coding sequence ATGAATATTAAAAAAGAAGAAGTTATTAATTTTATAATTAATAAAGTTAAAAAACTAACAAAAAACGAAGAGTCTGAGATTTTGGCCCATACAAGCTTATCATCTGTAGGAGTAGATTCACTTTCTGCTGTTTTAATTTGTGGATATATTGAGGATGAATATAATATAGAAGTTGAACCTATTATTATGTTTGAATGTAAAAATGCAAATGAAGTTGCAAATGAAGTAATCAGATTAATTGAAGAACAGTTATGA
- a CDS encoding carbamoyltransferase family protein, protein MSRYYIGLSTSGHDPSFTIVDSKGKVLVAEATERYLQDKRAWGSLPDHMNHLKSFLEKIIDTDENAEFQIAKSWKKIKADLPVEISDDLIEKSIGEWIRNLQAIVQKNAGVHCQMIAKNRILPDFLNFDHHHCHATAAVYSAPFNNAVCLVLDGEGEVGSASVFMWDGITLKRIWRSWGPGSLGTFYSTLTELCGFSTIAGEEWKVMGLAAYGKVDDKIVELLRKLITIEDGKPMLAVENNLKEVMAELKKYKHKESEDILNSANLAASGQFVYSELANQILKSISNLSENLILTGGCALNSSFNGTILKNHPFKSVHIPSAPADDGNSLGAAILAWKHNQTNLSLPFNQVSPFLGSEVNLKDLNNLTNHSGLEITQIDINDTNFIAKKLSQGIIIGVMRGKAEFGPRALGNRSILADPRPKNMKERINKIVKGRENYRPFAPIIPFELMNNWFEQVQPCTYMSFTLKWKNNAKELVPAVVHEDNTGRVQTLDKHNFSWLYNLCMEFNNITGIPILLNTSFNVMGKPIVHTVNDAISVLHTTGLNAILIENIYIEKR, encoded by the coding sequence ATGAGTCGATATTATATAGGGTTATCTACTTCAGGACATGATCCTTCTTTTACAATCGTAGATTCAAAAGGAAAAGTTTTAGTAGCAGAAGCCACAGAACGTTATTTACAAGATAAACGAGCATGGGGTTCTTTACCTGACCATATGAATCATTTAAAATCTTTTTTAGAAAAAATTATTGATACTGATGAAAATGCAGAATTTCAAATTGCCAAAAGTTGGAAAAAAATAAAAGCAGATTTACCAGTTGAAATATCTGATGATTTAATTGAAAAAAGTATTGGGGAGTGGATAAGAAATTTACAAGCAATAGTTCAAAAAAATGCAGGAGTGCATTGTCAAATGATTGCTAAAAATAGGATTCTTCCTGATTTTTTAAATTTTGATCATCATCATTGTCATGCTACAGCTGCAGTTTATTCTGCTCCATTTAATAATGCTGTTTGTTTAGTTTTAGATGGTGAGGGGGAAGTGGGTTCTGCTTCTGTATTTATGTGGGATGGTATAACTTTAAAAAGGATTTGGCGTTCTTGGGGACCTGGAAGTTTAGGTACATTTTATAGTACATTAACTGAATTATGTGGTTTTAGTACTATTGCAGGAGAAGAATGGAAAGTTATGGGCTTAGCAGCATATGGTAAAGTTGATGATAAAATCGTAGAATTACTTAGAAAATTAATTACTATTGAAGATGGAAAACCAATGCTTGCAGTGGAAAATAATTTAAAAGAAGTTATGGCAGAACTAAAAAAATATAAACATAAAGAATCAGAAGATATTTTAAATTCTGCAAATTTAGCAGCATCAGGACAATTTGTTTATAGTGAACTTGCAAACCAAATTTTAAAAAGTATATCAAATTTAAGTGAAAATCTTATACTAACTGGTGGGTGTGCATTAAACTCTTCTTTTAATGGTACTATTTTAAAAAACCATCCATTTAAATCTGTTCATATACCTTCTGCACCTGCAGACGATGGGAACTCATTGGGTGCAGCAATTTTAGCTTGGAAACATAATCAAACTAATTTATCACTGCCTTTTAATCAAGTAAGTCCATTTTTAGGTAGTGAAGTTAATTTAAAAGATTTAAATAATTTAACTAATCATTCGGGATTGGAAATAACGCAAATTGATATAAATGATACTAATTTTATTGCTAAAAAATTATCTCAAGGAATTATTATAGGAGTTATGAGAGGGAAAGCTGAATTTGGACCAAGAGCATTAGGAAATAGATCAATTTTAGCTGATCCAAGACCTAAAAATATGAAAGAAAGAATAAATAAAATAGTTAAAGGAAGGGAAAATTATCGACCATTTGCACCAATTATCCCTTTTGAGTTAATGAATAATTGGTTTGAACAAGTTCAACCTTGTACTTATATGTCATTTACATTAAAATGGAAAAATAATGCAAAAGAGCTTGTACCTGCTGTAGTACATGAAGATAATACAGGAAGAGTACAAACTTTAGATAAGCACAATTTTTCGTGGTTATATAATTTGTGTATGGAGTTTAATAATATAACTGGTATTCCTATTTTACTAAATACTAGTTTTAATGTTATGGGGAAGCCTATTGTTCATACAGTAAATGATGCAATTTCAGTATTGCATACAACAGGTTTAAATGCAATATTAATAGAAAACATATATATAGAAAAAAGATAA
- a CDS encoding MBOAT family O-acyltransferase produces MSFIQYYLVFFPILILLFYSVRFFTKKLSKYIILLVSIFFLLYLDSLSFYILCILCLINYLFIKLIIKGFNKNILRSLGIIINLLPLFYYKYINSYVLIETNDTNMFLGIPLGLSFYVLQQITALFDATKKENLDKFNFINYLFFSFFFIYIISGPLTPYKKVIKQFDCIFKYKISIENITIGLSLFILGFAKKTILADPIKERIDSFYLVANSHSEVQFSIIELFYIAWGNTVEFYFSFSAFSDMAIGMALCFGIILPINFNSPLKTKTPMEYISSWHMSFMSFVREYIFQPSFMLLKKLPIKNLEFKYTFAWSISVFLTFFLTGAWHAPVQTSILISTFVAIIMVSIELLKRFISLPNTFNNLANFLSRILLLFMIIITSTYFRTPDNIDIENLFFNNIYLSLPNSFSEILYFLKPYNIYFEGIFPSNKYLEIAPLLWEGRAILHIFICTIIIFLFPNTMEIFNLVDSNKYSLFKIKWQNNIKNAILIGILFTFCLLLLDNNSGFIYGQ; encoded by the coding sequence ATGTCATTTATTCAATATTATTTAGTTTTTTTCCCTATTTTAATCTTATTGTTTTATTCTGTAAGATTTTTTACTAAAAAACTATCTAAATATATTATTCTATTAGTTTCAATCTTTTTTTTATTATATTTAGATAGTTTATCTTTTTATATTCTTTGTATATTATGTTTAATTAATTACTTGTTTATAAAACTAATTATCAAAGGTTTTAATAAAAATATATTAAGATCTTTGGGTATTATAATAAATTTATTACCATTATTTTATTATAAATACATAAATAGCTATGTTCTTATAGAAACTAATGATACAAATATGTTTCTAGGAATTCCTTTAGGTTTATCCTTTTATGTTTTACAGCAAATTACTGCACTTTTTGATGCAACAAAAAAAGAAAATTTAGATAAATTCAATTTTATAAACTATTTATTTTTCTCTTTTTTCTTTATATATATTATTTCTGGACCATTAACTCCTTACAAAAAAGTTATAAAACAATTTGATTGTATTTTTAAATATAAAATCTCAATTGAAAATATAACTATAGGATTAAGCTTATTTATATTGGGATTTGCAAAAAAAACTATACTTGCTGACCCAATAAAAGAAAGAATTGATTCATTTTACTTAGTTGCAAATTCACATTCTGAAGTACAATTTTCTATAATTGAACTTTTTTATATTGCGTGGGGGAATACAGTAGAATTTTATTTTTCTTTTTCTGCATTTAGTGATATGGCAATAGGTATGGCATTATGCTTTGGTATTATTTTACCAATTAATTTTAATTCTCCTTTAAAAACTAAAACTCCAATGGAATATATTTCTTCTTGGCACATGAGTTTTATGTCATTTGTTAGGGAGTATATTTTTCAACCATCTTTTATGCTATTAAAAAAGCTTCCAATTAAAAATTTAGAATTTAAATATACATTTGCATGGTCAATTTCAGTATTTTTAACTTTCTTTCTAACAGGAGCATGGCATGCTCCTGTTCAGACCTCAATTTTAATAAGTACTTTTGTTGCAATAATAATGGTAAGTATTGAATTATTAAAAAGATTTATTTCTTTACCAAATACTTTTAATAATTTAGCAAATTTCTTATCAAGAATTTTATTATTATTTATGATAATAATTACATCTACTTATTTTAGAACACCTGATAATATTGATATAGAAAATCTATTTTTTAATAATATATATTTAAGTTTACCAAATAGCTTTTCAGAAATTCTATATTTTTTAAAGCCATATAATATTTATTTTGAAGGTATTTTTCCTTCAAATAAATATTTAGAAATTGCACCATTACTTTGGGAAGGAAGAGCAATATTACATATTTTTATATGTACTATAATCATTTTTTTATTCCCAAATACAATGGAGATTTTTAATTTAGTAGATAGTAACAAATATTCACTTTTTAAAATCAAATGGCAAAATAATATAAAAAATGCTATATTAATAGGTATACTATTTACATTTTGTTTATTATTATTAGATAATAATTCTGGATTTATTTATGGACAATAA
- a CDS encoding B12-binding domain-containing radical SAM protein encodes MGYQPGVMMADLAIPTVAAFVPNDFKIDICDEHISKINFEIDSKFIGITGRVYQKNRMIEIAKEFKKRGKIIIMGGSYVTLSPNIMREYCDILVQGEIEEIHTELFNDLRNNTYKDTYYGTKADLALTPTPRWDLYPNNHASAGSIQTSRGCPYQCEFCDVIVYLGRKQRHKPIDDVIKELEVLYSLGYRSIVFSDDNFTVNRPHAKKLLKRLRDWNLKHKKSPVRFCTQVSTDIVKDDELLQLCAQAGFDQVFIGIESPNSESMTEVKKFHNTKLEMTNVIKKFYNYGILPYCGMILGFDSDYKNIFKEQFELAMDSFSPYFMINVLIAPDQTPLYNRLKKENRIITNRYVEVGSPLNSNIIFKNFSTDEMNLGMKWLATNLYEPKNFTLRVLNMLDNFNTYKQPKSASQLYEINGDHILKDISKIISKIKNLGEEEKKMWNIIGEKIIEKNAPKELFITLMFFYMQLRHVYNENGIWQPELIGADIDFEK; translated from the coding sequence ATGGGTTATCAACCTGGTGTAATGATGGCTGATTTAGCTATACCAACGGTAGCTGCTTTTGTACCAAATGATTTTAAAATTGATATATGTGATGAACATATATCTAAAATAAATTTTGAAATTGATTCTAAATTTATAGGTATTACAGGAAGAGTATATCAAAAAAATAGAATGATAGAAATAGCAAAAGAATTTAAAAAAAGAGGAAAAATAATCATAATGGGTGGCTCATATGTTACATTATCCCCTAATATAATGAGAGAGTACTGTGATATACTTGTTCAAGGTGAAATAGAAGAAATACATACTGAATTATTTAATGATTTAAGAAATAATACATATAAAGATACGTATTATGGAACAAAAGCTGATTTAGCATTAACTCCCACACCAAGATGGGATTTATATCCAAATAATCATGCATCAGCAGGCTCAATACAAACTTCAAGAGGATGCCCCTATCAATGTGAATTTTGTGATGTTATTGTTTATTTAGGAAGAAAACAAAGACATAAACCAATTGATGATGTAATTAAAGAATTAGAAGTATTATATAGTTTAGGATATAGAAGTATTGTTTTTTCTGATGATAATTTTACAGTTAATAGACCTCATGCTAAAAAACTATTAAAAAGACTAAGAGATTGGAATTTAAAACATAAAAAAAGTCCAGTAAGATTTTGTACACAAGTATCAACAGATATTGTAAAAGATGATGAATTATTACAATTATGTGCCCAAGCAGGTTTTGATCAGGTTTTTATTGGAATTGAATCCCCTAATTCAGAGAGTATGACTGAAGTAAAAAAATTTCATAATACAAAATTAGAAATGACAAATGTTATTAAAAAATTTTATAATTATGGAATACTACCTTATTGTGGAATGATTTTAGGGTTTGATTCAGATTATAAAAATATATTTAAAGAACAATTTGAATTGGCAATGGACTCATTTAGTCCATACTTTATGATTAATGTTTTAATTGCACCTGATCAAACACCTTTATATAATCGATTAAAAAAAGAAAATAGAATTATTACAAATAGATATGTAGAAGTAGGTTCTCCATTAAACTCAAATATAATTTTTAAAAATTTTTCTACGGATGAGATGAATTTAGGTATGAAATGGCTTGCTACAAATTTATATGAACCTAAAAATTTCACTTTAAGAGTTTTAAATATGCTAGATAACTTTAATACTTATAAACAACCTAAAAGTGCTAGTCAACTTTATGAAATAAATGGAGATCATATATTAAAAGATATTTCAAAAATTATTTCAAAAATCAAAAATCTTGGGGAAGAAGAAAAAAAAATGTGGAATATAATTGGTGAAAAAATCATAGAAAAAAATGCCCCTAAAGAATTATTTATTACTTTAATGTTTTTTTATATGCAACTTAGACATGTTTACAATGAAAATGGTATTTGGCAACCAGAACTAATTGGTGCAGATATAGATTTTGAAAAATAG
- the ccoG gene encoding cytochrome c oxidase accessory protein CcoG: MSQENEYLNKTPYRIKRYYAYALATIFALVIPFITINGNHLFLLSFDKKQLHLMGVAFDMQELYLMPFLLMLLFLGIFAVTAIGGRAWCGWACPQTIFRVIYRDLIESKLLGLRRIKNKQKEPDWKKAENASKRVIGILIWAFISLVAAADFMWFFVPPEDFFAYLQNPTEHMFLIGFVLAIAGFLIYDVIFLKEEFCVYVCPYSRVQSVLYDDNTYQAIYSTSRGGNIYNESKEKIIFKQKDLPDEKNECTTCEACVTVCPTHIDIRKGLQLECINCLECVDACTTVMGKLGKPSLVQWSSTNEIKHNKETKIVRKSTILYTVALLVIIGLLFVMGGKKEYMLLNVNKTTQLYKIKEGNEVTNNFLLLFQNTDSKKHTYNLELIDHKDIVIKRFNPFTLNPHQMTKKVVVLSTTARLVNDKTKDTPITVTLRAYAQDDPQRVSVLRKAVFIYPRADKLK, encoded by the coding sequence ATGAGTCAAGAGAATGAATATTTAAATAAGACTCCTTATAGAATAAAAAGATACTATGCCTATGCATTAGCAACTATCTTTGCTTTAGTTATCCCTTTTATTACAATCAATGGGAATCATCTATTTTTATTATCATTTGATAAAAAACAACTTCATTTAATGGGTGTTGCATTTGATATGCAAGAACTTTACCTTATGCCATTTTTATTAATGCTTTTATTTTTAGGGATTTTTGCAGTTACTGCTATTGGTGGTAGAGCTTGGTGCGGATGGGCCTGTCCCCAAACTATTTTTAGGGTAATTTACAGAGATTTAATAGAATCAAAACTATTAGGTTTAAGAAGAATTAAAAATAAGCAAAAAGAACCTGATTGGAAAAAAGCAGAAAATGCTTCAAAAAGAGTTATTGGTATTTTAATTTGGGCTTTTATTTCATTGGTTGCAGCAGCTGATTTTATGTGGTTCTTTGTACCACCTGAAGATTTTTTTGCTTACTTACAAAATCCTACAGAACATATGTTTTTAATAGGATTTGTTTTAGCAATTGCTGGATTTTTAATTTATGATGTAATTTTCTTAAAAGAAGAGTTTTGTGTATATGTATGTCCTTACTCAAGGGTTCAATCTGTTTTATATGATGATAATACATATCAAGCTATTTATTCTACATCAAGAGGTGGGAACATCTATAATGAGAGTAAAGAAAAGATTATATTTAAACAAAAAGATTTACCAGATGAAAAAAATGAATGTACAACATGCGAAGCTTGTGTAACTGTTTGTCCTACTCATATTGATATTAGAAAAGGTTTACAACTTGAATGTATTAACTGTTTAGAATGTGTTGATGCATGTACTACAGTTATGGGAAAACTTGGGAAGCCTTCTCTTGTTCAATGGTCAAGTACAAATGAAATCAAACATAATAAAGAAACAAAAATTGTTAGAAAATCTACAATTTTATACACAGTTGCACTTCTTGTTATTATTGGATTGTTATTTGTAATGGGTGGTAAAAAAGAGTATATGTTATTAAATGTAAATAAAACTACTCAATTATATAAAATTAAAGAAGGTAATGAAGTTACAAATAACTTTTTATTACTATTCCAAAATACTGATTCTAAAAAACATACATATAATTTAGAATTAATTGACCATAAAGATATTGTTATTAAAAGATTTAATCCATTTACTTTAAATCCTCATCAAATGACTAAAAAAGTAGTAGTTTTAAGTACAACTGCTAGATTAGTAAATGACAAAACAAAAGATACACCAATTACAGTTACTTTAAGAGCTTATGCACAAGATGATCCTCAAAGAGTTAGTGTATTAAGAAAAGCTGTATTTATCTATCCAAGAGCTGATAAGCTTAAATAA
- a CDS encoding CTP synthase: MTKFIFVTGGVLSSLGKGITSASIATILKQSGLRVSMLKIDPYLNVDPGTMSPLEHGEVFVTADGAETDLDIGHYERFIDATLSAKNNFTTGQVYQSVIKREREGGYLGKTIQVIPHVVDEIKNRILNAGEGHDFLIVELGGTVGDIEGLPFMEAIRELRHDLPKTNTMNIHVTLIPYISAAGELKTKPSQHSVQELRRIGITPHMLVCRSEKPLPKELKRKLAMSCDVDYDAVIEAGDAQSIYQVPLNFIKEGILNPISNHFNIKLKPNMEKWETLVKHIILPQDEVTIAFVGKYLDLKESYKSLTEALTHAGAHLNAKININWCDSERIEDVGAYEVIGNADAILVAGGFGHRGVEGKLKAIEYARVNKIPFLGICLGMQLSIVEYCRNVLNLEDANSVEFDENTSNPVIYLIDEFIDQSGIKQLRTIESPMGGTMRLGEYPFEPKEGTNLRKAYGNNETYYERHRHRYEANPKYKEALEKAGMIISGESNGLIEAVEIKDHPWFVGVQFHPEFTSHLETPNPIILDFVKQANKKD, translated from the coding sequence ATGACAAAATTCATTTTTGTAACGGGTGGAGTTCTAAGTTCTTTAGGAAAAGGAATCACTTCTGCTTCAATTGCAACAATATTAAAACAATCTGGACTTAGAGTAAGTATGCTTAAAATTGACCCTTACTTAAATGTTGACCCAGGGACTATGAGTCCACTAGAACATGGAGAGGTTTTTGTAACTGCCGATGGTGCAGAAACAGACTTAGATATTGGACATTATGAAAGATTTATCGATGCTACATTAAGTGCAAAAAATAACTTTACAACAGGACAAGTTTATCAATCAGTTATTAAAAGAGAAAGAGAGGGAGGATATTTAGGAAAAACTATTCAAGTTATCCCTCATGTTGTAGATGAAATTAAAAATAGAATTTTAAACGCTGGTGAAGGACACGATTTCTTAATTGTTGAGTTAGGTGGAACTGTTGGAGATATTGAAGGGTTACCATTTATGGAAGCTATTAGAGAATTAAGACATGATTTACCAAAAACTAATACAATGAATATCCATGTAACTTTAATTCCATATATTTCAGCTGCTGGTGAGCTTAAAACAAAGCCTTCTCAACACTCAGTTCAAGAGTTAAGAAGAATTGGTATTACTCCACATATGCTAGTATGTAGAAGTGAAAAACCTCTACCAAAAGAGTTAAAAAGAAAATTAGCTATGTCATGTGATGTTGATTATGATGCAGTTATTGAAGCTGGTGATGCACAATCAATTTATCAAGTACCATTAAACTTTATTAAAGAGGGAATTTTAAATCCAATTTCAAATCACTTTAATATTAAACTTAAACCAAATATGGAAAAATGGGAAACATTAGTAAAACATATTATTTTACCTCAAGACGAAGTTACAATTGCTTTTGTTGGGAAATATTTAGATTTAAAAGAATCTTATAAATCATTAACAGAGGCATTAACTCACGCTGGAGCACATTTAAATGCTAAAATTAATATTAACTGGTGTGATAGTGAAAGAATAGAAGATGTAGGTGCTTATGAAGTTATAGGAAATGCAGATGCAATTTTAGTTGCTGGTGGATTTGGACACAGAGGTGTTGAAGGAAAACTAAAAGCAATTGAATATGCAAGAGTTAATAAAATTCCTTTCTTAGGTATTTGTTTAGGTATGCAATTATCTATTGTAGAATACTGTAGAAATGTATTAAACTTAGAAGATGCTAACTCTGTAGAGTTTGATGAAAACACATCAAATCCAGTAATTTACTTAATTGATGAATTTATTGACCAAAGTGGAATAAAACAATTAAGAACTATAGAATCACCAATGGGTGGAACTATGAGGCTAGGAGAGTATCCTTTTGAACCAAAAGAGGGAACAAATCTTAGAAAAGCATATGGGAATAATGAAACATACTATGAAAGACATAGACATAGATATGAAGCAAATCCAAAATATAAAGAAGCTTTAGAAAAAGCTGGTATGATTATTTCAGGTGAGTCAAATGGACTTATTGAAGCAGTTGAGATTAAAGATCACCCTTGGTTTGTTGGTGTTCAATTTCACCCAGAATTTACTTCTCACCTAGAAACACCAAACCCTATTATTTTAGATTTTGTTAAACAAGCAAATAAAAAAGATTAA
- the recJ gene encoding single-stranded-DNA-specific exonuclease RecJ, translated as MSKVTKQKLFEILLERHKENPCAKLADIPPPNQLKDIQKATKRIKQAILNNEKITIVGDYDVDGVVSTTIMIDFFNKVGYKVDYIIPNRFEHGYGLSEKIVDLISEGLVITVDNGISAVVAAKKLALKGIDLIITDHHTVGEELPQSYAIINPKQEECTFPFKEICGAQVAWYLCGAIKNELKLNINMGEFLDLLSVAIVADIMPMTNLNYTIVKHGLKKIKESKRAAFKKLDEVLSKKFYMSDDIGFMIAPKINSAGRMDDASIALSFLLAKTEYEANEALNLLDELNNYRKTLQEEITKKAIKEINHNDNVIVVWGEDWHEGVIGIVASKLSNAYKKPAFVFSIKEGIAKGSARANATINLHTLITQCSSLLKGFGGHKNAAGLALEEKNLKEFQNKINSLVLDVSKEQLHIEYDSLGELDVSSVDLEFLSIIENFEPYGLDNKKPIFQVSNAKVLKSELIGKDKNHLKLLLNSDGFIFEALRFHCDEPYTKENIDIIVSVSKNEFRGEVSAQFLIEDIL; from the coding sequence ATGTCAAAAGTTACAAAACAAAAACTTTTTGAAATTCTTTTAGAAAGGCACAAGGAAAACCCTTGTGCTAAACTTGCAGATATACCCCCTCCAAATCAATTAAAAGATATACAAAAAGCTACAAAAAGAATAAAACAAGCCATACTAAATAATGAAAAAATCACAATAGTAGGTGATTATGATGTTGATGGAGTAGTTTCAACAACAATTATGATAGACTTTTTTAATAAAGTTGGCTATAAAGTTGATTATATTATTCCAAATAGATTTGAGCATGGCTATGGCTTATCAGAAAAAATTGTTGATTTAATTTCTGAAGGATTGGTAATAACTGTAGATAATGGAATAAGTGCTGTAGTTGCAGCTAAAAAACTTGCTTTAAAAGGTATAGATTTAATTATTACAGACCATCATACGGTAGGAGAAGAGTTACCTCAATCTTATGCCATAATTAATCCTAAACAAGAAGAATGCACTTTCCCTTTTAAAGAGATATGTGGGGCTCAAGTTGCTTGGTATTTATGTGGTGCAATTAAAAATGAACTAAAGTTAAATATAAATATGGGAGAGTTTTTAGACCTTTTAAGTGTAGCTATCGTTGCTGATATTATGCCTATGACAAATCTTAATTATACTATTGTAAAACATGGTTTAAAAAAAATAAAAGAGTCTAAAAGAGCTGCTTTTAAAAAACTTGATGAAGTTTTATCAAAAAAATTTTATATGTCTGATGATATAGGATTTATGATAGCTCCAAAAATAAATAGTGCTGGAAGAATGGATGATGCTTCTATTGCTTTATCTTTTTTACTTGCTAAAACTGAATATGAAGCAAATGAAGCTTTAAATTTATTGGATGAGCTAAATAATTATAGAAAAACTTTACAAGAAGAAATTACAAAAAAAGCTATAAAAGAGATAAATCACAATGATAATGTAATAGTAGTATGGGGAGAAGATTGGCATGAAGGAGTTATAGGAATTGTTGCTTCAAAACTTTCAAATGCTTATAAAAAACCTGCTTTTGTTTTCTCAATAAAAGAAGGTATTGCAAAAGGTAGTGCAAGAGCAAATGCTACAATAAATCTTCATACCCTAATAACACAATGTTCTTCTTTACTTAAGGGCTTTGGAGGACATAAAAATGCAGCTGGATTAGCCCTTGAAGAAAAAAACTTAAAAGAGTTTCAAAATAAAATCAACTCTTTAGTTTTAGATGTTTCGAAAGAGCAATTACATATTGAATATGACTCTTTAGGAGAACTTGATGTTTCAAGTGTTGATTTAGAGTTTCTTTCAATTATAGAAAATTTTGAACCTTATGGCTTAGATAATAAGAAACCTATTTTTCAAGTATCAAATGCAAAAGTATTAAAAAGTGAATTAATAGGAAAAGATAAAAATCATCTAAAACTTCTTTTAAATAGTGATGGATTTATTTTTGAAGCATTAAGATTTCATTGTGATGAGCCATATACAAAAGAAAATATTGATATTATTGTATCAGTTAGTAAAAATGAATTTAGAGGAGAAGTATCTGCTCAGTTTTTAATAGAAGATATTTTATAA